One Ignavibacterium album JCM 16511 genomic region harbors:
- the malQ gene encoding 4-alpha-glucanotransferase: MKFERSAGILLHPTSLPSKYGIGDLGNDAFLFVDFLEKAGQKLWQVFPLGPTGYGDSPYQCFSAFAGNPNLISPDKLKDDGLLSENDLKNIPGHNPHQIDFGQVIEYKKSLLRKAFQNFKDKFKNYKSEFESFEKENSDWLNDFSFFMAAKDAHGGIVWKDWDKGLVHRDKKTMNEWKEKLSDDIFYHKFVQYEFFNQWYAVKEYANLKGIKIIGDMPIFIAYDSADLWANKHIFTVDENGKLETVAGVPPDYFSPTGQLWGNPLYRWKEMEKDDFLWWRKRFANLFKLVDIVRIDHFRGFEAYWEIPGDAPTAESGRWVKAPGEKLFKSIIKHLGDVPILAEDLGVITPEVEALRDMFNFPGMKILQFAFGTGMETKFLPHNYVQNCVVYTGSHDNDTTRAYFEKAKKDKDSDIYEHMQKYLNYYGDDVVYELIRLAYASVANLVIIPMQDILNLGGEARMNFPGKLGGNWTWRFSWDQIDKSLHLKYLGLAKLYERPPAPKKVEKIETVEAD, from the coding sequence ATGAAATTTGAGCGCAGTGCCGGAATTCTTCTTCATCCTACTTCCCTTCCTTCAAAATATGGAATAGGTGATCTTGGGAATGACGCTTTTTTGTTTGTTGATTTTTTAGAGAAAGCAGGCCAAAAGCTCTGGCAGGTTTTTCCGCTTGGTCCAACAGGTTATGGCGATTCTCCTTATCAATGTTTTTCAGCATTCGCAGGAAATCCAAATTTAATCAGTCCGGATAAGCTGAAAGATGATGGTTTGCTTTCGGAAAACGACTTAAAGAATATTCCCGGGCATAATCCACATCAGATTGATTTTGGTCAGGTAATTGAATATAAAAAATCACTGCTCAGAAAAGCATTCCAGAATTTTAAAGATAAATTCAAAAATTATAAGAGTGAATTTGAATCTTTCGAAAAAGAAAATTCAGATTGGCTCAATGATTTTTCATTCTTTATGGCCGCAAAAGATGCTCACGGTGGAATTGTCTGGAAGGATTGGGATAAAGGTCTTGTGCACAGAGATAAAAAAACGATGAATGAATGGAAAGAAAAATTATCCGATGATATTTTTTATCACAAGTTTGTTCAATATGAATTTTTTAACCAATGGTATGCTGTTAAAGAATATGCAAACTTAAAAGGAATTAAGATAATTGGTGATATGCCTATTTTTATTGCTTATGACAGTGCTGACCTTTGGGCAAACAAACATATCTTCACCGTTGATGAAAACGGAAAACTTGAAACAGTTGCCGGAGTTCCACCGGATTATTTTTCACCAACAGGACAGCTTTGGGGCAATCCTCTTTACAGATGGAAAGAAATGGAGAAAGATGATTTCCTTTGGTGGAGAAAAAGATTTGCAAACCTTTTTAAGTTGGTTGATATTGTTCGGATTGATCACTTCCGTGGTTTCGAAGCTTATTGGGAAATTCCCGGCGATGCACCGACAGCTGAATCCGGCAGGTGGGTTAAAGCTCCCGGCGAAAAATTATTTAAATCTATCATTAAGCATCTTGGTGATGTTCCAATACTGGCTGAAGATCTTGGCGTTATTACACCTGAAGTTGAAGCGTTGAGAGATATGTTTAATTTTCCCGGAATGAAAATACTTCAGTTCGCTTTTGGTACTGGTATGGAGACAAAATTTCTTCCACATAATTATGTACAGAACTGTGTTGTCTACACTGGTTCTCACGATAATGATACAACCCGTGCTTATTTCGAAAAAGCTAAAAAGGATAAAGATTCAGATATTTATGAGCATATGCAAAAATATCTTAATTACTATGGTGATGATGTTGTTTATGAATTAATCCGTTTGGCTTATGCTTCTGTTGCGAATCTGGTAATCATTCCAATGCAGGATATTTTGAATCTCGGTGGAGAGGCAAGAATGAATTTCCCCGGCAAACTTGGAGGAAACTGGACATGGAGATTTAGCTGGGATCAAATTGATAAGAGTCTTCATCTGAAATATCTTGGTCTTGCAAAACTTTACGAAAGACCGCCTGCACCAAAAAAGGTTGAAAAAATAGAGACTGTAGAAGCCGATTAA
- a CDS encoding outer membrane beta-barrel protein, translated as MKKLLLISFVTVFAVTFTNAQSKMGASVQGGVFLPTGDFGDAAGTGFGATGTFIYELSPMLQLTGSIGYARWGSKENLPSGWEWSFSAIPVQVGLRYSFGKGNFLPYVAAETGLSFLSSKVTVEYFGQTFTSDNSESKFGLAPGAGFLYKFNPKTALDVTLKYNMIFTEGSSTTYLGINAGVAFAL; from the coding sequence ATGAAAAAACTTCTTCTCATTTCGTTCGTAACTGTATTTGCAGTTACATTTACAAATGCTCAAAGTAAAATGGGCGCTTCAGTTCAAGGTGGTGTATTCCTGCCAACTGGTGACTTTGGCGATGCGGCAGGTACTGGCTTTGGAGCTACTGGTACATTCATTTATGAGCTCTCACCAATGCTACAACTAACCGGTTCAATTGGTTATGCTAGATGGGGTTCTAAAGAGAATTTACCATCTGGCTGGGAATGGTCATTCTCCGCAATTCCTGTTCAGGTTGGCTTGAGATATTCTTTTGGAAAAGGAAACTTTTTACCATATGTTGCTGCAGAAACAGGACTGAGCTTTTTAAGTTCGAAAGTTACGGTAGAATATTTTGGACAAACTTTTACTTCTGATAATAGCGAGTCAAAATTTGGTTTAGCTCCTGGAGCGGGATTTCTTTATAAATTTAATCCAAAGACTGCTCTGGATGTTACTTTAAAATATAATATGATTTTTACCGAAGGCTCTTCAACAACATACCTTGGAATAAATGCCGGCGTTGCTTTCGCACTTTAA
- the hemG gene encoding protoporphyrinogen oxidase, whose protein sequence is MTKTIVVIGAGISGLTTAYLLSKRGFNIRILERKSEVGGSIESIKENGFLFDRGPNSALETTPLISQLVEELNLKDELLYANKAANKRYILRNNELHALPMSPPALIKTKLFSAKAKLRLLTEPFIGRSEDGYYQSLAEFVRRRLGQEFLDYAINPFVAGVYAGKPEELSVKSAFPKLYALEEKFGGLIIGTIRSIRERKKRAEKSKQSARMLSFKSGMISLPKAIANYFADKLILSAEVISVDKTAEGFIVSYRHSGIDEAIVCDAVLSTVPSYVAGNLFSKFDKKFKVHSDEIYYPPVLVYFLAYEKKNIGQTLDGFGFLIPEKENKSFLGALWSSVIFPYRADNNFATFTLFIGGSRYPDFVKEDRNKLLEKVRKEFEQLMKIKSDPVFSAYRFWEKAIPQYNIGYIEHERFFDEFEKQNPGLFISGNFRGGISVGDCIKNAELVANKICVQFTMHNVQ, encoded by the coding sequence ATGACAAAAACTATCGTAGTTATCGGTGCAGGTATTTCAGGACTTACCACAGCATACCTTCTATCTAAAAGAGGATTTAATATCAGAATATTAGAAAGAAAATCTGAAGTGGGTGGTTCAATTGAAAGTATTAAAGAAAACGGTTTTCTGTTCGATCGGGGTCCTAACAGTGCACTTGAAACAACTCCATTAATATCACAACTTGTAGAAGAACTGAATCTAAAAGATGAATTACTATACGCAAACAAGGCAGCCAACAAAAGATATATTTTAAGAAATAACGAACTTCACGCTCTTCCGATGTCTCCTCCGGCGTTAATCAAAACAAAATTATTTTCTGCAAAGGCAAAATTACGACTGCTCACTGAGCCATTTATTGGACGATCTGAAGATGGTTATTATCAGAGTTTGGCTGAGTTTGTAAGGCGAAGACTGGGACAGGAGTTTCTTGATTATGCAATCAATCCTTTTGTTGCTGGTGTCTATGCCGGAAAACCCGAAGAGCTAAGTGTAAAATCAGCATTCCCAAAACTTTATGCTTTGGAAGAAAAATTTGGTGGATTAATTATCGGAACAATCAGAAGCATTCGTGAAAGAAAAAAGAGAGCAGAAAAATCAAAACAATCTGCCAGAATGCTCTCATTTAAAAGCGGTATGATTTCTCTTCCCAAGGCAATTGCAAATTACTTTGCCGATAAATTAATTCTTTCAGCTGAAGTAATTTCTGTTGATAAAACCGCTGAAGGATTTATTGTATCCTACAGACACAGTGGTATAGATGAGGCTATTGTTTGTGATGCCGTTCTTTCAACCGTTCCATCTTATGTTGCCGGAAATTTATTTTCAAAATTTGATAAAAAATTTAAAGTTCATTCTGATGAAATTTATTATCCACCGGTGTTGGTTTATTTTCTTGCTTATGAAAAGAAAAATATCGGACAAACATTGGATGGTTTCGGATTTTTAATCCCCGAGAAAGAGAACAAATCTTTTCTCGGTGCATTATGGAGTTCGGTTATATTTCCGTATCGTGCAGATAATAACTTTGCTACTTTTACTTTATTCATTGGCGGAAGCCGTTATCCTGATTTTGTTAAAGAAGACAGAAATAAGTTGCTTGAGAAAGTTAGAAAAGAATTTGAGCAGTTGATGAAAATAAAAAGCGATCCGGTATTTTCAGCTTACAGATTCTGGGAAAAAGCAATTCCACAATACAACATTGGTTATATTGAACACGAAAGGTTTTTTGACGAATTTGAAAAGCAAAATCCGGGTTTATTCATAAGTGGGAATTTCCGTGGTGGAATTTCTGTTGGAGATTGCATTAAGAATGCGGAACTGGTGGCAAACAAGATATGTGTACAATTTACAATGCACAATGTACAATGA
- a CDS encoding thioredoxin family protein: protein MKKIFLSFVLILSVLAGCKKAGTTDNLDWETNLETALQKAQKENKTVLVNFTGSDWCIWCQRLSNEVFSQNEFEKFAKENLILVKIDFPKNIEQSMETKMYNNQLAQRFGVEGFPTIFLLNKNGDVILQTGYQPGGPVNYINHLKSYM from the coding sequence TTGAAAAAAATATTTTTATCATTCGTATTAATACTTTCAGTATTAGCAGGTTGTAAAAAAGCCGGCACAACAGATAATCTTGATTGGGAAACAAATCTGGAAACAGCTTTACAAAAAGCTCAGAAAGAAAATAAAACTGTTTTAGTGAACTTCACCGGAAGCGATTGGTGTATCTGGTGTCAGAGATTAAGTAATGAAGTGTTTTCACAAAATGAATTTGAGAAATTTGCAAAGGAAAATCTGATACTTGTAAAAATTGATTTCCCAAAAAACATTGAGCAATCAATGGAAACAAAAATGTATAACAATCAGCTTGCTCAGAGATTTGGTGTTGAAGGATTTCCAACAATCTTCTTGCTGAATAAAAATGGAGATGTGATTTTACAAACAGGATATCAGCCGGGCGGACCTGTTAACTACATCAACCATTTAAAATCCTATATGTAA
- a CDS encoding YqaA family protein produces MKLLRKLYDWVLHWADTPYGPIALFILAFAESSFFPIPPDALLIALVLGSTTKAFRFALNCTIASVLGALLGYTIGHFLWWTPSNEFTSIAMFFFNNIPGFTENLFFDVQKMYDQYDFWIVFTAGFTPIPYKVITISSGAFNINLLMFIMASVISRGARFFLVAFLIWKFGPQIRTFIDKYFNWLAIAFTILLIGGFVAIKYAI; encoded by the coding sequence ATGAAATTATTAAGAAAACTTTACGACTGGGTTCTACATTGGGCTGATACTCCATACGGGCCAATAGCTCTTTTCATTCTTGCTTTTGCTGAATCCTCGTTTTTCCCCATTCCACCTGATGCACTGCTTATTGCTCTAGTGCTGGGTTCAACGACAAAAGCATTCAGATTTGCATTAAACTGTACAATTGCATCGGTGCTTGGTGCTTTGCTTGGTTATACAATCGGACATTTTTTGTGGTGGACTCCTTCAAATGAATTTACTTCTATTGCGATGTTTTTCTTCAATAATATTCCCGGCTTTACAGAAAATTTATTTTTCGATGTTCAGAAAATGTATGATCAATACGATTTCTGGATTGTATTTACAGCCGGATTTACTCCGATTCCTTACAAAGTAATTACCATTTCATCAGGTGCTTTTAATATAAACCTGCTGATGTTTATAATGGCTTCAGTAATAAGTCGTGGTGCAAGATTTTTTCTCGTGGCATTTCTGATTTGGAAATTCGGACCACAAATAAGAACTTTTATTGATAAGTATTTCAACTGGTTGGCAATTGCTTTTACTATTTTGTTAATCGGAGGATTTGTAGCAATTAAATATGCAATTTAA
- a CDS encoding PAS domain S-box protein codes for MEILNLKSKVDYLIFTAALTIVIIVIGLLIFVSQRQARIEDGAKEITSVAKAKIDYLSNWYSDEYNDALLISSGKILKQKIKDWFSDPNISNQSELLEVLNQIKLEHDYDNINIVNDRGEILFPADSNSCKERIISYLINNSSKDIKVLFTDIFYCEEENRGHILFLVPIKEISHFIAFELNPDIAVYSHLKDWPNKSNTSEIYLARQAKDSIIVISELRFKEGSAHKHRYSINDKEAAVVKAAKGLSGITYAKDYRGENVIAYVDKIPGTNWLLVAKTDVDEILSALKFEALLLAVFIILLISMLWLGLAFFFNYRQKNLFRNLWRSQAEFQTTLYSIGDAVITTDKESKVKYLNPVAEKLTGWKESQARGKKLNKVFYIINEYTREEVENPVEKVLEKGMIVGLANHTILISKDGREIPIADSGAPIKDEDGNIIGVVLVFRDQTQEREKEKLLKESEESYRGLFNSVQEAIYIQDEKGVFLDVNEGAVKMYGYEKEYFIGKTPEFVSAPGLNDLPKVAECVKKAFNGEPQQFEFWGIRKNGEVFPKDVRLYPGKYFSKKVVIALAQDITERKKAEKELLEKEREYSALISNLPGFVYRCANDKAWTMYFISNGCESITGYTSEEFLFNKKIAFNDIIHPEYQNKLHLIWEDVLQNRSTFEYEYPIFTKSGEQKWVWERGYGVFSETGELLFLEGFITDVTERKIASEKLKQSEQNYRQVIEHLPDAVVIHREGKFLFANPATLKLIGAKSFDEVKDMPIMNFVHPDYHKVVNERIKQAVTTKSPLPLLEEKLINLDGQIIDAEITAIPIMFEGKLAIQSIIRDITDKKKAELKVQETQQRIEELVNTIDGIVWEADAQTFQFRFVSKRAEKILGYPTDDWLNENFWQDHLHPDDKGWAINFCISATMAGEPHQFEYRMIAADGRVVWLRDNVTVVKKDNKPYLLRGILVDITEQKTFSDKIEASERKLRSIFQALPDIFLILDYEGRYLEIAPSNESLLYRPAKELLGKTLHEVFPKETADRFLNLVRTTLTSKQSANMDYDLEINGKKIWFSATTVPFEKDKVIYIARDITERKLYEQVLRANEQRFQAISSLTTDYLFATEVDENNNTKTTWVAGAFEKMTGYTVEEYIAIGGWHSTLHKDDLEKDKQAFEKLLRNEDTEVEVRTFHKDGHIVWVRSYGHPIWNNEKNRLAGIIGAVKDITLEKRNSLVREIQYNIAEALVSFKSLKELFEIVRKELSAVINVRNFYIALYDEATGMFRADIEEDELEEIPEWPAEGSMSGYILKTGKSLMLTKPEIEEMISKGEAGMIGIIPQQWIGVPLKIRNKVIGVLVVQSYRNPKRYDKATCELLEIVANQLSVFIERKRIEENTLKLSKAIEQSPSSIVITDINGTIEYVNPKFSEITGYQFEEAIGQTLRILKSGTHDNGFYENLWQTILSGKDWRGEFHNRKKSGELYWEEAVISPLLNENGEITHFIAVKEDITEKKIMLEQIVESESRFRSIWENSLDGMRLLDENGIIVDVNPAYCRLVGMEPNQLRGRPLNTVYQIKDTSDESVKRFRERFRSRTVDKKFEVETNLWNGKKIWLELSNSFIEFPGNKILLLSIFRDVTDKKQMIDELIDAKVRAEEMNRVKSYFFANMSHELRTPLVGILGFSEVLKGELKDQPDLARMIDLINTSGQRLLETLNMILNISKLEAGKLEVRLADANIIPLLETSFNLFSSVAKKKNLDYKLIKPKDEVVCRIDPSLFQNIFNNLINNAVKFTKQGGVTVKVNLNQDNVSIEVSDTGIGIPESHQAIIWEEFRQASEGITRSFEGTGLGLTIVKKYTELLGGKIHLKSKVGEGSTFTVEFPVIKEKLDPDLEKAAERIQRQIEEQLASLNYQILYVEDDAAAIDVVSLMLRGLYSLDFARNADEALTKVKEKKYDAILMDINLRRGMDGLQLTQLIREMPEYKQTPIIALTAYAMEKEKQEFLSKGLSHYLSKPFRKNDLLMLLQNIFTKK; via the coding sequence ATGGAAATATTAAATCTGAAAAGTAAAGTTGATTATCTGATTTTCACTGCCGCCTTAACGATAGTTATAATTGTAATCGGACTGCTGATTTTTGTTAGTCAGAGGCAGGCACGTATTGAAGATGGTGCAAAAGAAATTACTTCGGTGGCAAAAGCAAAAATTGATTACCTTTCAAATTGGTACTCTGATGAATATAACGACGCACTTCTGATTTCATCCGGTAAAATTTTAAAACAGAAAATTAAAGATTGGTTTTCAGATCCTAATATATCAAATCAAAGTGAACTGCTTGAAGTATTAAATCAAATAAAACTTGAACACGATTATGACAATATTAACATTGTAAATGATAGAGGAGAAATTTTATTCCCAGCTGACAGTAATTCCTGCAAAGAAAGAATTATTTCTTACTTAATTAATAATTCTTCAAAAGATATTAAAGTTCTTTTTACAGATATATTCTATTGCGAAGAAGAAAATCGTGGTCACATTTTATTTTTGGTTCCAATTAAAGAAATATCTCATTTCATTGCTTTTGAACTTAATCCTGATATAGCAGTTTATTCTCATTTGAAAGACTGGCCTAACAAATCAAACACTTCGGAAATATACTTAGCGCGGCAAGCAAAAGACTCAATCATAGTCATCAGTGAATTGAGATTTAAAGAAGGTTCTGCACACAAACACAGATATTCTATCAATGATAAAGAAGCTGCCGTTGTAAAAGCAGCAAAAGGGCTCTCAGGAATTACTTATGCAAAAGATTACAGAGGAGAAAATGTAATTGCATATGTTGACAAAATTCCCGGAACAAACTGGTTATTGGTTGCTAAAACTGATGTTGATGAGATTTTATCAGCACTCAAATTTGAGGCGTTATTACTTGCTGTTTTTATCATTCTATTAATTTCAATGTTGTGGTTGGGACTGGCTTTCTTTTTCAATTATCGTCAGAAGAATTTATTTCGGAATTTGTGGCGTTCGCAGGCAGAATTTCAAACAACTCTCTACAGTATTGGCGATGCTGTTATCACCACAGATAAGGAAAGCAAAGTAAAATATCTGAATCCGGTTGCAGAAAAACTAACCGGCTGGAAAGAATCTCAGGCACGGGGTAAAAAACTCAATAAGGTTTTTTACATAATAAATGAATACACAAGAGAAGAAGTTGAAAATCCGGTTGAAAAGGTTTTAGAAAAAGGTATGATTGTTGGGCTTGCCAATCATACTATTCTAATTTCTAAAGATGGAAGAGAAATACCGATTGCAGACAGCGGCGCACCAATTAAGGATGAAGATGGAAATATTATCGGTGTGGTTCTGGTTTTCAGAGATCAGACTCAGGAAAGAGAAAAAGAAAAGCTACTTAAAGAAAGTGAAGAAAGTTATCGCGGACTTTTTAACAGCGTCCAGGAAGCGATTTATATTCAGGATGAAAAAGGTGTGTTTCTCGATGTCAATGAAGGCGCTGTTAAAATGTACGGATATGAAAAAGAATATTTTATCGGTAAAACACCTGAGTTCGTGAGTGCCCCCGGACTTAATGATTTACCTAAAGTTGCCGAATGTGTTAAGAAAGCTTTTAATGGTGAACCTCAGCAGTTTGAGTTCTGGGGAATCAGAAAAAATGGCGAAGTATTTCCTAAAGATGTTCGTCTTTATCCGGGTAAATACTTCAGTAAGAAAGTAGTAATTGCGCTTGCCCAGGATATCACAGAAAGAAAAAAAGCAGAGAAAGAGCTACTTGAAAAAGAAAGAGAATACTCAGCGTTAATAAGTAATTTGCCCGGCTTTGTTTATCGCTGTGCAAATGATAAAGCTTGGACAATGTATTTTATAAGCAATGGCTGTGAATCTATAACCGGTTATACTTCCGAAGAATTTCTTTTTAACAAAAAAATTGCTTTTAATGATATTATTCATCCCGAATATCAAAACAAACTACATCTTATTTGGGAAGATGTTCTTCAAAACCGAAGCACTTTTGAATACGAATATCCAATATTCACAAAATCCGGTGAACAAAAATGGGTTTGGGAAAGAGGTTACGGAGTATTTTCAGAAACAGGTGAGCTACTGTTTCTCGAAGGATTTATAACAGATGTTACAGAAAGAAAAATTGCTTCAGAAAAACTGAAGCAAAGTGAGCAAAACTACAGACAGGTTATTGAACATCTCCCAGACGCAGTTGTTATCCATCGTGAAGGGAAATTCTTATTCGCAAATCCTGCTACATTAAAACTGATTGGTGCAAAATCATTCGATGAAGTTAAAGATATGCCGATAATGAATTTCGTTCATCCCGATTATCACAAAGTTGTAAATGAAAGAATAAAGCAGGCAGTAACTACGAAATCTCCACTTCCGCTTTTAGAAGAAAAATTAATTAATCTTGATGGACAAATAATTGATGCCGAAATAACTGCAATACCAATAATGTTCGAAGGTAAGCTAGCAATTCAATCAATCATAAGAGATATCACTGATAAGAAAAAAGCGGAACTCAAAGTTCAGGAAACACAACAGCGTATTGAAGAGCTTGTTAATACAATTGACGGTATTGTTTGGGAAGCAGATGCTCAAACATTTCAATTCCGATTTGTTAGTAAAAGAGCTGAAAAAATTCTTGGTTATCCGACTGATGACTGGTTAAATGAAAATTTTTGGCAGGACCATTTGCACCCCGATGATAAAGGTTGGGCAATTAACTTTTGTATTTCAGCTACTATGGCAGGAGAACCACATCAGTTTGAATACAGAATGATTGCTGCAGATGGAAGAGTTGTTTGGCTGAGGGATAATGTAACTGTTGTTAAAAAAGATAATAAACCATATCTGCTGCGCGGAATTTTAGTTGATATTACAGAACAGAAAACTTTCTCGGATAAAATTGAAGCTTCGGAGAGAAAACTTCGTTCTATTTTCCAGGCATTACCAGACATCTTCTTAATTCTTGACTACGAAGGGAGATATTTAGAGATAGCGCCTTCAAACGAAAGCTTACTTTATCGCCCGGCGAAAGAACTTCTTGGGAAAACTTTGCACGAAGTTTTTCCAAAAGAAACTGCTGACAGATTTCTAAACCTTGTCCGAACAACTCTGACATCAAAGCAATCAGCAAACATGGATTATGATTTGGAAATTAATGGAAAGAAAATCTGGTTTTCTGCAACGACTGTTCCTTTTGAAAAAGATAAAGTCATCTATATCGCAAGAGACATAACTGAAAGAAAACTTTACGAACAGGTTTTAAGAGCAAACGAACAAAGATTTCAGGCAATTTCTTCATTGACAACAGACTACTTATTTGCAACAGAAGTTGATGAAAACAACAATACTAAAACTACCTGGGTTGCTGGTGCGTTTGAGAAAATGACCGGTTATACAGTTGAGGAATATATTGCAATTGGTGGCTGGCACAGCACTTTGCATAAAGATGATTTGGAGAAAGACAAACAAGCATTCGAAAAACTTCTCAGGAATGAAGATACCGAAGTTGAGGTCAGAACATTCCATAAAGATGGTCATATCGTTTGGGTAAGAAGTTACGGACATCCTATCTGGAATAATGAAAAAAATCGTCTTGCAGGTATTATTGGAGCTGTCAAAGATATTACTCTGGAAAAAAGAAATTCACTGGTAAGAGAAATTCAATATAACATTGCCGAAGCATTAGTAAGCTTCAAATCATTAAAAGAACTTTTTGAAATCGTAAGGAAAGAACTCTCGGCTGTTATCAATGTCAGGAACTTTTATATTGCACTTTATGATGAAGCTACAGGAATGTTCAGAGCGGATATCGAAGAAGATGAACTGGAAGAAATTCCCGAATGGCCTGCCGAAGGTTCAATGTCGGGTTATATTCTTAAAACAGGTAAATCGCTAATGCTGACAAAGCCGGAAATTGAGGAAATGATTTCTAAGGGTGAGGCAGGAATGATTGGAATTATTCCTCAGCAATGGATTGGTGTTCCATTAAAAATAAGAAATAAAGTAATTGGAGTATTGGTCGTTCAAAGTTACCGTAATCCGAAAAGATATGACAAAGCAACTTGTGAGTTACTGGAAATTGTTGCCAATCAATTAAGTGTGTTTATTGAAAGAAAACGAATTGAAGAAAATACTCTTAAATTATCCAAAGCAATTGAACAAAGTCCCTCGAGTATTGTAATAACCGACATAAATGGTACAATTGAATATGTAAATCCGAAGTTCAGTGAAATCACCGGATATCAATTTGAAGAAGCGATCGGGCAAACACTTAGAATTCTGAAATCAGGGACACACGATAACGGTTTCTATGAAAATTTATGGCAAACAATTCTTTCTGGCAAAGATTGGCGCGGAGAATTTCATAACAGAAAAAAATCCGGTGAACTTTACTGGGAAGAAGCAGTCATATCACCTTTACTAAATGAGAATGGTGAAATAACTCACTTCATTGCTGTTAAGGAAGATATAACCGAAAAGAAAATAATGCTCGAACAGATTGTTGAATCGGAATCAAGATTCAGGTCAATCTGGGAAAATTCTCTTGATGGAATGAGACTACTTGATGAGAATGGAATTATTGTGGATGTAAATCCCGCTTATTGCAGATTAGTTGGAATGGAACCCAATCAATTGAGAGGCAGACCTCTGAATACTGTTTACCAAATAAAAGATACTTCGGATGAATCAGTTAAAAGATTTCGTGAAAGATTCAGAAGCAGAACTGTTGATAAAAAATTTGAGGTCGAAACTAATTTATGGAACGGTAAAAAAATCTGGCTCGAGCTTTCGAATTCATTTATAGAATTTCCGGGTAATAAAATTCTGCTTCTCAGTATTTTCAGAGATGTAACAGACAAAAAGCAAATGATTGATGAACTAATTGATGCTAAGGTAAGAGCTGAAGAGATGAACAGAGTAAAGTCATACTTCTTCGCAAATATGAGTCACGAACTCCGAACACCGCTTGTAGGAATACTTGGCTTTTCTGAGGTTCTCAAAGGCGAGCTTAAAGATCAGCCGGATTTGGCACGAATGATAGATCTGATAAATACATCCGGACAGCGGTTACTCGAAACATTGAATATGATATTGAATATCTCCAAGCTCGAAGCAGGAAAGCTTGAAGTCCGATTAGCTGATGCAAACATTATTCCGCTTCTCGAAACATCGTTCAATTTATTTTCATCAGTCGCAAAAAAGAAAAATCTGGACTATAAACTAATCAAGCCAAAAGATGAGGTTGTTTGCAGAATTGATCCATCATTATTCCAGAATATTTTTAACAATCTTATCAACAATGCTGTTAAGTTTACAAAGCAAGGTGGTGTTACAGTAAAAGTAAATCTGAATCAGGATAATGTTTCAATAGAAGTTTCAGATACCGGTATCGGAATTCCCGAAAGTCATCAGGCAATTATCTGGGAAGAATTCCGTCAGGCAAGTGAAGGTATAACAAGAAGTTTTGAAGGAACCGGACTTGGTTTAACGATTGTTAAAAAATACACTGAACTTCTTGGTGGAAAAATTCACCTGAAAAGTAAAGTCGGAGAAGGAAGTACATTCACAGTTGAGTTTCCCGTCATCAAAGAAAAACTTGACCCTGATTTAGAAAAAGCTGCTGAAAGAATTCAAAGGCAAATAGAAGAGCAGCTAGCAAGTCTTAATTACCAGATTCTTTATGTTGAAGATGATGCAGCAGCAATTGATGTTGTATCTCTTATGTTAAGAGGATTGTACTCACTTGATTTTGCCCGCAATGCCGATGAAGCTTTAACTAAAGTTAAGGAAAAGAAATATGACGCAATTCTTATGGATATTAACTTAAGAAGAGGAATGGACGGATTGCAACTCACACAATTAATAAGGGAAATGCCGGAATATAAACAGACGCCAATTATCGCTCTTACAGCTTATGCGATGGAAAAAGAGAAGCAAGAATTTCTTTCAAAAGGTTTGTCACACTATTTATCAAAGCCATTCCGAAAGAATGATTTGCTTATGCTGTTGCAAAACATTTTTACAAAAAAATAA
- a CDS encoding thioredoxin family protein, translated as MKKFIILIIFYVFSLSLFAQQYEAVKKFDPTRSPEKDLKIAVEYAQKTNKRILLDVGGEWCIWCHRMDEFIESHKEIKEFLEKHFVVVKVNYSKENKNEKFLSNYPQIPGYPHIFVLDKDGKFLHSQDTGVLEKDKDYDEIKFMEFLQKWALK; from the coding sequence ATGAAGAAGTTTATAATCTTGATAATATTCTATGTTTTTTCTTTGTCTTTATTTGCTCAGCAATATGAGGCTGTAAAAAAGTTTGATCCGACACGAAGTCCGGAAAAGGACCTTAAGATTGCTGTTGAATATGCTCAGAAAACAAACAAGAGAATTTTACTTGATGTTGGTGGAGAATGGTGTATCTGGTGTCATAGAATGGACGAGTTTATTGAATCACATAAAGAAATAAAAGAATTTCTCGAAAAACATTTTGTTGTTGTAAAAGTCAATTATAGTAAAGAAAACAAAAACGAAAAGTTCTTGTCTAACTATCCTCAGATTCCGGGATATCCACATATTTTTGTGTTGGATAAAGACGGAAAATTTCTTCACTCACAGGATACCGGAGTTCTTGAAAAAGATAAAGATTACGATGAGATAAAGTTTATGGAATTTCTGCAAAAGTGGGCTTTGAAATAA